The following nucleotide sequence is from Bactrocera oleae isolate idBacOlea1 chromosome 2, idBacOlea1, whole genome shotgun sequence.
ACTTGATCCACAATCGTATATAACGGTATGCATTAGACACATTGGAGtgagtaaaatatatttcatgttCTCGCATTCTTTTGTTGCTTTACTTTAATCCTTATTATGGTATTTAATCTATGCTGAATTTCCATTTGATCAAAGCGGTGCGCCTTAACTGAATATTGTTTGACATCTTTTTACTGTTTAACATTGTGTCAACCATATCTATCCAaaggtttatatatatagatttttctCGCTTACATACATCGTACTTATTGAAACTAAGGCTGCATCGAATCCCCTGGATATAAAACGTAATCCTCGCTGTGCCAAACGAGCAGCGTCGGCAGTCTGAGTAACCATTTGTACGCATACACGTGTATCGACTTATGCTTGTAAGCGAATACAAACCCACATCCTTCCACTGTTGGGGTAGGTTGCCCAAAAAATTGTAtggcgttttaatttttttctttttcctaATTCTTCTTTTCGCTTTTCCTTTAACTTATTTCAAAGTTGGTCAACATCCATTTGTTTGGTGTGAAGTTAAGTGGGAATTCAAAATCGATATGTTTCATGTAAGTTTCATAGAAATTATTCACATTTGCTGCAACCTGTTTATCCCTTCGTATAATGTTGTTAATTACTTCGTAAGGCTTTTTGGAATGAAACCCGAAATACGAGTAGATGTACTGTTGTTTAATGGAACGATGTTAAATGTACGGTTTAAGGATTGTTCCTTACATTAAAAAGTACAGTAAAAAGGAGTCGAGATAAATATAAATCTGGCGTTATGACTTAACAGATTCTAACATAGGTATAGCCGATGAATAGATATAACCGACATGACTGAGAGATTTTAGTGCATTTAAGCCGACTCTGATGACTTTTGAAATTTCATCAAAGCTTGtcgaatttaaaacaaacgagtttaaaaaagaagaaaattacaGAAACTATATCAAAAGACATCTTAGGGATACCATcttatctatatatttaaaaaaaaaactttggcaATATGTGTACGAACTTCGTCCAGCAAATACCATAAATGGTGAGCTTAGCTCcagtaatttaataatatattgttCCCCCCATAACTGTCAGACTAAAAGAGAAAGAAATACCATAAGACTAAACTTgattctgaaaaaaattacattttcacgTGATTTTtacacaaatctttattatagtCTTCAAAATAGACAccttttgagccaatacaagtCTGCCAAcgcattattaaattttctgtaCACTTGTTAAAAACCCCGCCTAATGACCTTCAATGCTTTCAGTGGATTTTGGGATTTTCGGTTTCGGATCATTTTCGAAGCACCATTCGCTAGGTTGTTTGACAGTTTCAACGTCAAATTCATAAACACCCGTCTCGTCTCGCGTTTTTTGTCCTTTGTTACGATTCTAGCATTGACCAATCCGAGTTAAAATCGATTAGATCGTACGCTGTTTTTTGCATATGAAAAtcatatggaaattttttttttacaaaatttgataatgtttatatttttgaaaagttgcTGCCGAAAACCTAgaccaaatagtttttaaaggGTTTGAGAAGAACTCAAATAATTAAACTTTGATCGTCGATTACGAAGAGAACTGATTAAGATTCAGAGAAATTCTTTTAAATACGCTTTACCaaatatcattatttattatatatttctccTTCATGCGCCATTTTCCAGTTTTGAATcaacaaattttgcaaaatgtCAATCAGTCGTGGCAAACATTGGCCAATACTGCCAACACCGTTGATTACTCGTCTCATTTGCTATCTGCAACACTGCCAATCTCAATACAACACTTCCTCAAATATTCCGAAACAATAAAGAAGGAATCCTCAGGTATTGTCGGCTCTCAAATCAACTCAGGGAATTTAAATTTGAGCAATTTGGATACATCACCATCGGGTTTTAAGGGTGATGTTCTCAAGAATGGCACGAATTTGAGTCTGGCACTCGGCGGTGTCGCACTCGCTCCACCGTCCAATCAGCAAGCAAATGGTGCTACACATCACAATGGTGGCATTGTTGGCATGGATCATACTGGCCATATGACCAATATGACAGATAACACAAATAATGGTGCATCTCTACATCAGGGTGTTAACGGCAATGTACCAAATCCAATTGTCAATGGGCAGGCAAATAATGGTCAACCCACCACAAATGGTACGGTAACGAATGGTAACACAGTTACGAGCACTGCACCGGCTGGCACCACGACTACCTCAACCGGTGGTACTACAACGACCACTGGCAAGAAGACCAGAAAGAAGAAACCACCAAAGGAGAAGAAGCCGCGCCCGAAACCGGGTGAGATTCGTGAGATTAAAGCTTTGGATGGTTCCACACTCTATTGCTGTCCTGAATGTCAGATGGCTTATCCAGATCGTAGTTTAATCGAACAGCATGTTATCTCACATGCCGTAGAGCGGCGGTTCGTTTGCGACATCTGCAATGCAGCATTGAAGCGTAAAGATCATTTGACCCGTCACAAGCTGTCGCACATACCAGATAGACCACATGTTTGTAATGTAAGTGTATTTAAGAAAACTctttattaaaattgtgtttaattttgGGTATTTTTTGCATTCAATAGATTTGCATGAAGTCATTCAAGCGAAAGGAGCAATTAACACTACACATTGTCATACATTCCGGAGAAAAGAAACATGTTTGCGTTGAGTGTGGCAAAGGTAAGGAAAATTGCATATTCTGAAGGAAATCGATATTATATCTTTAATTtggaaattataatattaaatatatactagagtttttgtaaaaactcGCCAATAAGAAATCAGTCATAACGAATATTTATTGGAATAGACTGTCGATTCCTCACAAACATAATTAATGAAGAACAAATCTCACCAAATTCCGTACCGTTCACTTTTTAAAGTTAACCTTAATGAAAGCAATTCGTGCGTCGAAAAATCAACTATACCGAATTCCTGAACACTTTTAAGATTTTAACTTAATCTGTGAAATTATGTTACCTAAATAAGGGGTTCTTTGaggacaataacaaaaaaattttatttgccaaaaaaattttcagaaaagctaataaaaaacGCACTCAACGTTTACTCGTtataaattctaaaattgtTAAAGATTTCGCATTTATAGCAAAGATAGAATAAGCTATGTTAAACTAAAAGCTCTCATACACGTGTGTATGCTCTTTTCACACTTCATTGCAGGCTTCTACCGTAAAGATCATCTGCGCAAGCACACACGATCGCACATTGCACGTCGCGTTAAGTCGGAAGTATCGGCGCAGAATGTAAATGGCGGCAGTGGCACCGGAAACACTGCTCAGAACAACACGATACAAGGCTCCTGAGGTTCGTACAAGGACTTTTGGTAAATCTTCAAAAAAACTTCACTCGTGCTACAGCATGTTGAAGGCATCAACTGC
It contains:
- the l(3)neo38 gene encoding uncharacterized protein l(3)neo38, giving the protein MMNFSAFGGPFSGIHQFAAKFGHDTQGPPGAFATPTGINGNTTAGVADNHVQRYQTNGNHFNQNIPNVSAANNTMQYGQNISIPYSQPQTDLNFLNSTDHKGKIHPKIERDREEVLNQQILQNVNQSWQTLANTANTVDYSSHLLSATLPISIQHFLKYSETIKKESSGIVGSQINSGNLNLSNLDTSPSGFKGDVLKNGTNLSLALGGVALAPPSNQQANGATHHNGGIVGMDHTGHMTNMTDNTNNGASLHQGVNGNVPNPIVNGQANNGQPTTNGTVTNGNTVTSTAPAGTTTTSTGGTTTTTGKKTRKKKPPKEKKPRPKPGEIREIKALDGSTLYCCPECQMAYPDRSLIEQHVISHAVERRFVCDICNAALKRKDHLTRHKLSHIPDRPHVCNICMKSFKRKEQLTLHIVIHSGEKKHVCVECGKGFYRKDHLRKHTRSHIARRVKSEVSAQNVNGGSGTGNTAQNNTIQGS